Below is a genomic region from Pseudarthrobacter sulfonivorans.
GATGGCCGACCCGACCATAAAGACGAACGGCAGCGGGACGAGATCGGCCACGAGCATCACCATCACAGCGACCGTCAGGCCAAGGTTGAACCAGAACAGTTTCGGGCGGAGCGTGGAGCGGTTGGGGTCCAGGGCGGTATCGGCAAGACCGCCGTCCTGTTCTTCCACCAGCGTTTCGGTGCGTTCCAGGACAGCCACTGACGAACCTTCCGGAGAGTAGCCGCCGACGGCGGGACTTCCGGTTCCGGGGGAACGTGACCCACTGCGGCCGGTACCGGCGGAGGCAGCGGCGGTGCCGCCGTCGGAAGCGCCGCCGTCGAACTTTTCAGCAGTGTCCGGGACTCCCCAGATTTCCGGTGCAATGGCGCGGAGGCGGTTGCGTTCCTGCAGGCCCAGCAGCCAGGCGAAGCCGAAGACCACTACCAGGCCGGCGATGAGGGACGGGATCATCGGGACAAAAACGTCGTTGACGTCGAGGTGGAGCGCGGTGGCGGCGCGGGCCGTGGGACCGCCCCACGGCAGGATGTTCATGGTGCCGTTGGCCAGGCCGGCCACGCAGGTGAGGACAACGGGGCTCATCTTCAGGCGCAGGTAGACGGGCAGCATGGCCGCGGTGGTGAGGATGAAGGTGGTGGAGCCGTCGCCGTCCAGGGAGACCGCGGCCGCCAGGATCGCGGTGCCGAGCACCACCTTGGCAGGGTCATTGCCGAGCTTCCGGAGGATGAACTTCACCAGCGGATCGAACAGCCCGACGTCGATCATCAGGCCGAAGTAGATGATGGCGAACATCAGGAGGGCCGCCGTGGACGTCATGGACTTCATCGACTCCAGGACCATGTCCCCGATGCCCAGTCCGGCGCCTGCGAAGAGGCCAAAAACGGTGGGGACGATGATCAGCGCCAGTACTGGCGTCAACTTCTTCGTCATGATCAGCACCATGAATACCGCGATCATTGCGAATCCAAGTAATACCAGCACGGCCGGCTCCTTCTTGTGAACAACGCCACCGCAGTGTGACGCGTGCTACAGACATTAGGGTGGCGGAGGTCACGGCCGTGCCTTTGGCTCAATTGATTGGCATACTGCTTATTCGGAGCATTCTGCGCATTGTGCTCACGCCAATGCCTGAGGAAGGGAGAACCATGCCGCGTCCGCCACGCACCCCGCCCCTGCGGTTCTCCACGCAGACCCTCCTCCTTCAGCTGGGCGTGGTCCTGCTGGTGGTGCTGCTCAGCGCCGCTGTCCACGCCTGGCTGACCTACGACCGGGTGGGCCGCGAGGCGGAAAACCAGGCCCTGACGCTGGCCCGCGCCGTCGCCGCGGATCCTTCCGTGCAGGCTGACGTGCTAGCCATCAGCGCGGGCGCGGGCACTCCCCCGCCCGCCGTGCTCCGCGCCGGGCCGCTGATGGCAGCCGCCGAGGCGATCCGGACCCGTACCGGGGCACTGTTTGTGGTGATCACCGACGAAACCGGCCTGCGCCTGGCGCACCCGGACCCGGACCGGCTGGGCGAGAAGGTCAGCACCGATCCGTCCGAGGCCCTCGCCGGCCAGGAGGTCACTACCAGGAACACCGGGACACTGGGCCCGTCTGCCGGCGCCAAGGTTCCTGTTTACGCGCCCGGCACTGGCACGGTTGTGGGCGAGGTCAGCGTTGGGTACTCCATGGAGAGCGTGGGCCAAAGCGTTGCGCGCGACATCGGCCCGGTGGGGCTGACCGCCGCAGGTGCGCTGTTGGCGGGCGTGCTGGCCTCGTTCCTACTGCGGCGCCGGCTCCAGCGCCTGACGCTGGGCCTGGAGCCTGAGGAAATCAGCACGCTGGTGCACGACCAGGTGGCCGTTTTGCAGGGCGTGGACGACGGCGTCATCGGCGTTTCGGCCGACGGCAGGATCAGCGTGTTCAACGCAGCGGCGCAGCGCCTTCTGGAGCAGCCGGACCTTTCCGGGATGCCGTGGGCCGGCGCTCCTGTGCCCGAGCAGCTCAGGGCGTTGACCCGGCCGGACGCTGCGGAGGCGGACGCCATCGAGCTGGTAGCCGGCGGCAGTGTCCTGGTGGCCAGCGCGCGCAAGGCCCTGCATCGAAGCGAGGACCTGGGCTGGGTGGTGATGCTCCGGGACCGCACCGAACTCCAGCAGCTCACCCGGCAGCTCGACGCCGTGGGCACCATGTCCACGGCCCTGCGCGCCCAGCGCCACGAGTTCGCCAACCAGCTGCACACCATCGCCGGCCTCATGAGCATCGGGCAGCACCAACAGGCCCGCGAGTACCTGGCCGGGCTGGCCGCCACGGGGCCGCTGAAGTTCCCGGTGGACCAGGCGGAACTTTTGCAGGACCCCTACCTGCAGGCCTTTGTGGGCGCCAAGGGCGTGGAGGCCGACGAGCGCGGCGTGACGCTGCGGATCGGCCCCGAAACCCTGGTCCGCGGCCAGGTCACCGAGCCGCAGGACGTGACCACCGTACTGGGCAACCTGATCGACAACGCGGTGAACGCCGCCGTCGCGGGCTCCGCCCCGGACCGCTGGGTGGAGCTGGAGGTGCTGGATGAACCGCACGACGACGGCGGGACGCTGCACATCGTCGTCGCCGATTCCGGCGACGGGCTGGCCGCCGGAACGGACGCGGAAGCGGTCTTCGCCGAGGGATTTACGACGGCGGCTGGCCCAGTAGTGCCGGCTCCGGCGGCTGCCGGTGGACGGAGTGGCGGACGGAGTGGCGGGCAGGGGCTGGGCCTGGCCCTGGCCCGGAAGCTGGCCCGGCGCCGCGGCGGGGACGTCCGCTTGCTGGAGCCGGGGACACCGGGCGGACCCGGTGCCGTGTTTATGGCTTCCCTGCCACGCACAACGGCCGGGACCACCGCCGGGACACCTGCGGGGACCCAGGGTTTAGCTGGAAAGGACAATGATGCCTGAGGACTTCAGGGTGCTGATTGTGGACGACGATTTCCACGTGGCCAAGCTGCACGCAACGTATGTGGATTCGGTGGCGGGATTCCTGGCGCTGGCGCCGGTGGGGTCGGCATCCCTGGCGCTGCAGGCGATCCACAGCCTCCGCCCGGACCTGGTGCTGCTGGATGTCTACCTGCCGGACGCCTCAGGTCTCGACCTGCTGCAGCAGCTGGACGTGGACACCATGATCCTCAGTGCCGCATCGGACGCCGAGTCGCTGCGGAAGGCGTTCCGCCGCGGCGCCCTCGGGTACCTGTTGAAGCCCTTTACCGCCGAGTCGCTCTCGCAGCAGCTACGTTCGTATGCCCGGTACCGCAGGCTGCTGGGCCAGCCCGGGGCCCTGGACCAGGGCTCCGTGGAGCGGGCCAAACGGGCATTGATCCCCGGGGACGTGACGCCGGCGGCGAAACCCCGCTCCGCCACCGAGGCCGCGGTGTTGGAATCGCTGGTTGCCGGCGAACAGTATTCGGCGGTGGAAGTGGCCACCCGCGTGGGGGTTTCGCGGGCCACGGCGCAAAGGTACCTGTCCTCGCTGGCCGACGACGGCGCCGTCGACATCCAACTGCGCTACGGAACCACCGGACGCCCGGAACACCGCTACAGCCTCCCGGCCAGTTAACACACACCCGACCGGAGCCCGCAACTGCGAAGCGTCCGAACGCGGGACAGGCATCCGGAAGCGTGCGTCTAAGGGGGCCCACGCCGCCAGGGTTCCCTGTCCGAGCTTGCGAGGAGAGGGTGGCGGTGGGGAGGAACGAGCGAGCACGCGGAGGATGCCTGTCCCGCGCGAGGCCTTCTAGCTGGCGCTCTTCTGGGCCACGAGCTCGATTTCGACGAGCATCTTCGGGTCAAGGAACGGCAGGACGTGCACCAGGGCCAGCGTGGGGCGGATCTCGCCGAAGACTTCGCCGTGGGCGCGGCCGGCCTCTTCCCATTTGCTGATGTCCGTCAGGTACAGCTTGGACTGGACCACGTCTTCGAAGCTGAAGCCGGCATCGGCCAGGACCACGCCGAGCTTCTGCAGGATGTACTGGGTCTGCGTGTAGAAGTCCTCGCCCACAATGCCGTCCTCGCCGCTGGCGGCCGTGGCGGAAATGTAGAGCGTGTTGTCCACCTGGACGGCGCGGGAGTAGCCGAGGGTCTGCTCCCAGACGGAGCCGGTGCCGAATGTTTTGCGCATGGTGGGCCTTTCAGTGCCGAAAACGAGTCGGCACCACTTTAGGTTGGCTGGACGTCAAGCCGGTAAACCAGCAGCTTTATGTCGGTGCCCGGAATCAGCCAGTCACGCTCGGGGACGCGTTTGAAGCCGGTCTTCCGGTAGAGGCCATGGGCGCTCTCCCAGGTCCCGCCGGTGGTGAGGGCCACGCCGGTGATCCCCTCCAGCGATTTCGCATGCTCAATGATGGCTTCCACCATGGCCTTGCCTGCGCCGCTGCGCTGCACCGCCGGATCCACCACCAGCATCCGGAACTCCAGCTCATCCGGCAGGGCGATGTCGGCGAACGGTTCACCTGCCAGTGCCAGCGTCACGGAACCCACCACCTGCCGGTCCCGCTCGGCAACCCAGATCGTGGCCTTCGCCGCACGTGCGGCAACATCCTGGATCTGCTGCATATAGGGATGGTCCGCGCTGTCGAAATACCCTGCTGCCAGGTACGAGTCCACGGTGATCCTGGCGATGGCCTGGAAGTCTGCCTCAACGGCCGGTCGGATGGTTATTTGCGATTGCACCTGACAATGTTAGTGGCGCAGCATCGTCACAGCGGAAACTTGCCGGACAGCGCCAAGGTCCCGGCGCAGGTCCAGGCGGCCAGCCTGTCCTCGTCGGCGGGTCCGCCGTCCAGCGGACTGGCCAGCCGGGGACGCCGGACCCAGCAACCGGCTTCCTCGGCAATCAACGCACCGGCGGAGAAGTCATGTTCGTTGAGCCCGCGTTCACCGTAGGCGTCGTGGGTCCCGTCAGCCACCATGCAGAGGTCCAGCGCCGCGGAGCCCAGCCGCCGGACGTCGGCGAATCCATCCATGAGACTGCCCAGCAGTGCAGCCTGCTCGGCGCGGATGGCGGGGTCGTAACTGAAGCCGGTGGCGAGGATCTGCCCGGCGCGGTCCGGCGCCGGACCCTGGAGCTGGGTCACCCGGCCGCCCTCTTCCAGCCACGCACCCTGGCCGCGGGCAGCGTAGTAGACGCGGCCCAGCGCAGGGGCGTTGACGACGCCGGCCAGCCAGACGCCGTCGGCATCCGCCACTGCCACGGAGGTGGCGTAGTAGACGATGTTCCGGATGAAGTTGGTGGTACCGTCCAGCGGGTCGATGGACCAGCGATAACCGGTGGGGGCAGCGGGCCGGGTGGTCCCATGCTCCTCCCCCGTGATGGTGTCCTGTGGCCGGGCGGCCACGATGGCATCCCGGACGGCATTCTCCGCGGCGACATCAAAGGCCGTAACCCAGTCGCCGGCGTCGCCTTTGTTGCTGACGTCCAGGGTCTCGCCATCGCGGGAAGCCAGCACGGCGGCGCCGGCGGCGGCTGCTTGCCGGGCCACCGCAAGCAGTTCGGTGTTGAGGTCCGCGTGGCTCATTCGGCTGCCTCTTCTGATTCTGTGGGCGTTGGTGTGGGCGTGGCTTCGGCAGCGGAGGCCGGGCCGTTCGCAAGGAGCTCCCGGAAGCCGTCTTCGTCCAGGACGGGAATTCCGAGCTGTTCGGCTTTGTCCAGTTTGGTGCCTGCGCTTTCGCCGGCGACGACGTAGCTGGTGTTTTTGGAGACCGAGCCGGCAGCTTTGCCACCGCGCAGAAGGATGGCTTCCTTGGCCTCGTCCCGGCTGAAGTTCGGCAGGGAGCCAGTAACCACAATGGTCAACCCTTCCAGGGTCCGCGGCATGGATTCGTCGCGCTCGTCCTCCATGCGGACCCCGGCCGCAGCCCAGCGGTCAATGATTTCCACATGCCAGTCCTCGGCGAACCACTCCTTCAGTGCGGCCGCGATGGTTGGGCCGACGCCGTCCACATGGGCCAGGTCTTCCTCGGAGGCGTTCCGGATGCCGTCCATGGTGCCGAACGCGGTGGCCAGGGCGCGTGAGGCGCGGGGACCAACGTGCCGGATGGACAGGGCAACGAGCACCCGCCACAGCGGCTGCGTCTTGGCTTTGGTCAGTTCGTCGAAGAGCTTGTTCGTGGTTGCAGTGGGCTTGGACGGTGTTTTGGCCGTTGCCTTTGTCCAGAAGTACGGGACCAGCTCGAAGACGCCGGTGCCCACGCCCTTGGAACGCTTCTCGCGCAGGATCCGCACGTGCTCCAGGTCCGCCGCGGTTAGGGAGAAGAGCTCCGATTCGCTCACCAGCGGGCCTGGCCTGGGCTCGGCCGGATCGGTAAGTGCCACGGCAGCTTCCCCGCCGAGGGCCTCGATGTCGAAGGCACCGCGGCCGGCCAGGTGCGCCACGCGCTCCGTCAGCTGGATGGGACAGGATCTGGAATTGGGACAGCGGATGTCGATGTCTCCCTCCTTCGAGGGGGCGAGCTCCGTACCACAGGAGGGGCATACGGTGGGCATCACGAACTCGCGCAGTTCGCCCTCACGGCCTTTGCGCAGCGCCATCACGGGGCCAACGATCTCCGGGATGACGTCTCCGGCCTTGCGCAGCACCACGACGTCGCCGATCAGCACGCCCTTGGCCTTGACCACGTCCTGGTTGTGCAGCGTGGCACGGGCCACGGTGGAGCCGGCCACCTTCACTGGCTCCAGCACCCCGAACGGGGTCACGCGGCCGGTACGGCCCACCTGGACACGGATGTCCAGCAGCCGGGTGTGGACCTCTTCCGGCGGGTACTTGTAGGCGACGGCCCAGCGGGGAACGCGTGAGGTGTAGCCGAGGGCACGCTGGGTGGCGAGATCGTCAACCTTGACCACAATGCCGTCGATTTCATGCATGAGGTTGTGCCGTTGTTCTCCATAGCGCTGGATGAAGGCAAGGATCTCCGGCAGGCCCCTGAGAACCTCGAAGTAGGGGCTGACGGGAAGGCCCCATTGTTCCAGCACGGCGTAGGTCTGGGACTGGCTCAGGGTTTCCAGCCCTTCGCGCGCACCAATGCCATGGACAAACATCCGCAACGGACGCTTGGCGGTTTCCGCCGGATCCTTTTGCCTGATCGAACCGGCGGCGGCATTCCGGGGGTTGGCCAGCGGCGCCTTGCCGGCTTCGATCAGTGCCTCATTGAATTCCGCAAAAGCCTTGGAAGGGATAAAGACCTCGCCACGGATTTCCACCTCCGGGGGAAAGCCGGTGCCCGTCAGTTCCGTCGGGATTTCCTTGATCGTCAGGACGTTGTGGGTGATGTCTTCACCCGTGGTTCCGTCACCCCTGGTGGCCGCCCGGACCAGTTTCCCGTCGCGGTACAACAGGTTGACCGCGAGGCCGTCAATCTTCAGTTCCGTGAGCCACGCGAGCTGAGCCGTGTCCCCCAGCTTGCTGACGCCGGCCTCGGCTTTGGTGATCCAGGCCTCCAGCTCCTCCAGGGAAAAGACGTCCTCGAGGCTATACATCCGCTGCAGATGTTCGACGGCGGCGAACGCGGCTGAGACTTCCCCGCCAACCTCCTGCGTAGGCGAATCATTGGCTACCAGCTCCGGATGCAGGGCCTCGATCTCCTCCAGGCGCCGGAACAGTTCGTCGAATTCCGCGTCAGAGACCAGGGGTTCGTCCTCCTGGTAATACGCAAACCGGTACTTCCTGACCAGGTCCGTCAGATTCTCATATTCTTCGCGCACTGACCCAGCGGGGACGGCGTCCGGCTCGGTTAGTTCCTCAGTGCTGTTTGCTGTTTCCTCTGCGGGGACCGGTGCTGTGCTCACAGACCTATCTTGCCTTACCGCCCCGACATTGCGCCCAAACGCCCACTGCGCCGCCGTGCCCCTGGCGTTAAATGCCGCGGGGCCCGGTGGGCACGGAACGCCCCCGTGTAGGTAGCAGTAACTGTCGCTATGAGCGCACATAACGACAGTTACTGCTACCTAGTTGGGAAGGTCGGGGCTGGCGACAAGCTCGATCACCGGATAACAAAGGTCAGTGTGAGGCGGGGCGGTTCCGGCTCCACCAGGCGAAGGCGAGGCCGGCGACTCCCACCAGCACCACGCCCGCCATGATGGCCAGCAGGCCGGGCCCGCCGAAGAGGCCGGAGCCGTCGTTCCGGGAAACGGCGGCGGCCTGTGTGGGCTTGGCCGACTTGGTGACTGGCTTGTTCCAGTTCGATTCCGTGGACGGGGTTGCGGACGACGGCGGGCTGGGGATGGTGGTGCTGGGCGCGGCCGACGGCGATTCCTCAGTCGGCGAAACGCTCGGTTCCGGGGCGAGGGTGGCAATCGGTACCGGTGCTGGCGCCACCGGCGGCGGTGCCGGGGGCTGGGTTGGGACAACTGGGGACGGGACTACGGGCGGCACTTCAGGTTTGCCCTTACCTGGATCCTTAGGCTCAGCGCTGGCCGTTTCACAGTTCAGCAGGCACCACTGCGGCGTGGGGTCGCCGTCTTCGGCCTGCGCCGGGACCGCCGCCGAAAGGCCAACCAGGAGCGCCAGCACCGCAGCGGCCGCAGCAGCGGACACGTCGCGGAGCACGGATGAGGATCGGATCATGGTTACCTTTTCGACAGCGCCGCGCACCCCCCTGCCGCAGCGAACAGTGTTTCCGGTAGTCTCCTACAACGCGGCACGGGCCCGCAAATCCAATGGATTTACGGGCCCGTGGGAAGCAACGGCTCAGCCCCTGTTTTCCGGCGGCAGCGCAATCTGCAGTTTCCGTGCTTTGCCGCGGCCCACGATGTAGCCGCGGCCCGGTATGAACTCCGGGCTGACCCGGCCCAGCGACGTGTTGAGCAGGCTGTCCCCTTCGATGTCGCCCGGGTTGATGAGCAGGCCCCGGCGTCCGGATTTGAAGGGCTGCGACAGCGACCAGGCGGAGGACCAGGTTGATGTTTCCGATTCCCCGATGACCCACTGATCGGCCTTGATGGACGCCGTCACGAGCTGCGAAACGCGCGATTCCACCACGGTATCCGTGAAGTCGGTCAGGCCCTCGATGAAGATCGCCAGCTTCCCGGGGTTCCCGGAAGAGTGCTCCGTGAGGTCCTCGATGATCTCGGCCAGGTCATCGGCACCCACCACGGACCGGTTCCAGAGCGGCAGCGACGCCACCGCGGACCGGCGGGAGCCGATGTACACCAGCTCCGTGTCCGGGTTGGACCGGCGCAGCGCGTAGGCCAGGGTCACCAGCGCCACCGTCCTGCCCGCCCCTGGCGGACCCGCCAGAAGCAGCGGTCCCTGGGCCATGATCTCGGCCGGCTGCAGGGTTTCGTCGTCGACGCCGATGACGGGCAGGTCCGGGCTGCCGGAAGGCAGCACATCCAGGTCCACCTGTTCCGGAAGCCGCTGGATTTTTGGTGCCGATTCCAGCCCCTGGCGCAGCATCGCCTGGCTGAGCTTGTGGACTTCACGGGCCTGCAGCGCCAGGTTGGAGTTGCCGCCCAGGACGGCCAGCTGGACCTCGTAGCCGCCCAGCATGCCGCGCCCCGGCGGCGAGGAGCTGGTGAGGACGTCCTTGGCGACGTCCATGGACATGTAGTCGTCCTCGGACGTCAGCCGCAGCACCAGCCGGCGCTGGATGGAAGCCAGCAATGTCGCCGGTACGGCGTTCGGCCGGTCACCGGTGACCACCAAGTGGATCCCCAGGGGACGGCCGTCGGTGGCCAGCTGCAGGAAGACGTCCCAGAGTGCGGACAGGCGGCTGAATTCGTACGTTTCGCGGAACGCCGATATGCCGTCCAGCAGCACGAAGATCCGCTTCTCGTCCGGGCGGTTGGCCAGGGTCCGGTATTCCACGATGGTGGAGGCTCTGACCTCGGCGAACCGGGCGGACCTTTCGTCGGCGATGTCCCGGAGCAGGCGGAGCAGCCGGCCGACGCGTTCGACGTCGTCACCGTTGATGATCTCGCCGACGTGCGGCAGCTCTTCGAGCATCTTCAGCCCGGAGGAACCGCAATCGATCCCGTAGATGTGCACGGGCCCGCCCCGGGGCGTGACGGCGGCGGCAATCGCAATGCCGCGCAGGGCAGCGGATTTTCCGGAGCCGCCTGTGCCGTAGATGGCCATGTTGCCGTCCTGGTCCGGCTCGTAGAACACCGTGGGCTGTTCCTGGCGGGCGGGATCATCCGCCACACCCAGCAGCAGCCGTTCGTCCGTCCGGGGGTTCGGGAGCTTGGAAAAGTCGTACGTCTTGGCCAGCTCGTCCAGCCACGGTTTGCGCGGCGGCCGGATGGCCAGGGATTCCGCGGCCCTGACGATATTGGTGGTCATCCTGGCGATGTCGTTGGGGCCGGCCGGAGCTTCCTTGACGGGCTTCTCGGGGGCGGGCGCCTCCCAGCTGGGCCCTGACCCGAAGGCCATTTCCACGATGTCGATCTGCGGACGCTGGGGCTTCTCCGTGGTCCAGCCGCCGGCATAGCCGGTCTGGAACCCCTGGATACGGCCGGGCCCGGTCTTGGCGGCGCCGCGGCCCGGGATGGACGGGTCGAAGTAGGCCGCATCAGGCACGCCGAGGATGTCGGTGGCGTCATCCTCATCCGCCATGCGCAGGGCGACCCGGAGGTTGGTGTTGGCGCGCAGGCTGTCCTTGATGACGCCGGCGGGACGCTGCGTGGCGAGGATCAGGTGCAGGCCCAGGGACCGGCCACGGGCGGCAACATCCACCACACCGTCCACAAATTCGGGGACCTCGGTGGCCAGCGCCGCGAATTCGTCCACAACGATGATCAGGTACGGCGGCGCCTCCGGGTCGGCTTCGCGCTGGAGCCCGAGCAGGTCCTTGGCCTTCTTGCGGTTCAGCAGGTGTTCGCGGTAGTGCAGCTCCGCACGGAGGGAGGTCAGGGCACGGCGGACAAGGTGCTGGGAGAGGTCGGTGACCAGGCCCACGGTGTGGGGCAGGCTGAGGCAATCGGCGAACGCCGCCCCACCCTTGTAATCCACAAACAGGAAGCTCACGCGGTCCGGGCTGTAGGCGGCAGCCATGCCCATGACCCAGGACTGCAGGAACTCCGATTTGCCGGCGCCGGTGGTGCCGCCCACCAGCGCGTGCGGGCCTTCGTTCTTCAGGTCCAGGTAGAGCGGCTCGATGCCCTTGGAACCCACCAGGGCCCGGAGGGTACCGTTGTCCTTCCGGTTGGGAACCGCGGAGGCATGGACTGAATTGTTCTCCACCCAGCGCTCCGCCACGGCCTGCGGGTTGTCCAGGAAGTCCTTGCCGATCAGGGTGGCGTAGGATACCGCACGCGGCAGGTCGGAGTCGTCGCTGACCGGCTTGCCAACGTCCACCACGGGCGCCAGCATCCGGGCCAGCTGCGCGGCCAGGTCGGCGTCAAGGCTTTCGCAGCTCACGGGATACGTGTGCCGTCCCAGCCGCACCTGCCCGGTGGTGGTGCCGTTTTCGCCGTCAACCACCATAAAGTCCCGGCATGCGGCCGGGAGTGCCTGGATGTCGGTGGCCACCCACATCACGTGGACGCCGGAGTCCGGTCCGCGCTCGGCGAGGCGGGTCAGCCTGCCCCGGTCCACCGGAGCGTCGTCCTCGACGATGACCAGGACCGCCGGCAGCACCGGGACCGGGATCTCGTCCTTGGCAGGGTCCACGGATCCCCGGTGTTCGGGGGTGGAGCGCTTGGCCATGGCTTCGCGTGCGTCGAGCAGGTCCTCGAGCCTGGCCACGAGGGAGGAGCCGCTGGCTGAACCGGCGGCCAGGTGGTCGCCGTTGAGGGGGCTGTGGCCGGAGCCCACGTGGGGCAGCCACTGCAGCCAGTCCCAGCGCTGCCGGGATTGCGCCGACGTTATGGCCGTCACCACGGCCTCGGCCGGCGAGTGCAGGCCCACGAACTGCAGGACCATGCCGCGGGCAACGTCGTCAACCAGGCCCCGGGCTCCGGCCACGCCGAAGGACCCGGCCGTGCGCAGCTGGGAGACCACCGGGACACCCTCGATGTCCCTGAACTGCTTCAGGCAGTCCTGGATCTCGCGCATGAATTCAGCTTCGGTGTCGTTGCTGTGGGGTTCCTCGAACAGGATGCGAGATGTACTGGTGCCGAGCCCGAACCGCAGGCCCAGGAAACCGGTGTGCTCGGGGCGGTGGGTCCACAGCAGCGGACCGAGTTTGTAGATGGAATCCACGGTGTCGCTGACCGATGGTGATTCCTGCAGGCGGACCGCGCGTTCCACGTGCTGCAGTTCGGTGATGTCCTGCCGGAACGCAGCCATGGACTCCCGGAACTGTTTGAGCTGTTCCTTCTGCTGGCGCCTGGTCTGCATCTTGTGGTCCACGTAGTGACCCACAATGAACAGCGGCATCATCATCATGAACACCACCGAGAGGATGTTCCGCGTGACCGCGAACATGATGCCGCCCATCAGCAGCGGCGCCATCAGCATGATGTACGGGAACGGCTGGTGGTCCGGACGCTTGGGTCCGGCCGGTGGCACGCGCTTGGGCGCCTCAAAGCGGGGAACCACCCGCGGGGAGCGGTTGAAATCGACAAGGGGCGACGTCGGGGCTGCCGCCAGGTTGCGGCCCAGCGGCACCACGGTCACGGTGGTCTCCCCCAGCGTCACCGTGTCCGAGGAGTTCAGGGTGGCCCGGGTGACCGGCAGGCCGTCCATCAGGAGGCCGTTGGCGGAGTTCGTATCCACGATCTCCACGCTCTCGCCCACGGTGATGCGGGCGTGGCGTTTGGAGGTCAGGGGGTCCGTGAGCCGGATGTCCACGTCCCGGTCCCGGCCGATGTAGCTGGTGCCGGAAGGCAGCGAAAATTCCTGGCCGACGTCGGGCCCGGAAAGGATCCGCAGGGTGGCTGCGGCGGGTCCGCGGTTGGCGCCGGGTGCGTTGAAGAGTTCGCTGACCTCGGTCAGGGACACCACGGATCCCGGCCGCAGGCCCGATTCCAGGAGGTTGTCCGTGCGGGTCAGGACGCTGCCGCGCATGCCGCCGCCCACAAAGGCCTCGTCGATGCGCAGCGATAGGTTTTCCGGTGCCGGCGATCCCTTGCGGTCGGGGTCCGCGACCCAAAGCTGCGTGGCAATATCCGCCACCGTGGCCAGGCCGTCGACGGTGACGGCCAGGTCCTTGGTTTCCGCCGGGTCCCGGCGGAGTGTCAGCCGGATCCTCATCCTTCGTCCACGCCCCTCATCTTTTCTAGTAAGTGCAAATCATCGGGGGTGACCAGGTGGGACGTGACGGCGTGTTCGACGAGCCTCGCGCGCCGGTTGGTGGCCAGTTTCCCGCCGCCGCCGCGGAGGCCCACCACGCCCACGCGGTCAAGTTTGTCGCAGACGTTATCGAGCTTTCGGTTGAACCGGGTGAGTGCCCAGCCCAGGGTCTTGGCCGCTGCGGCCGAGGACGGGATGGCGCTGAATCCGGTCCCTTCCCGCCGCAGCATGGGTTCGGCCAGGGCCACGATGAGGGCCTTCTGAGAGTCGGTGAAGACCACGGGGCCGATGGTGGTATCGCCGTTGCTGTCATCCTCCCGTGATTCCTGGCGGAAGGACGGCGTCTTGAGGTGGACGGCGAACTCATACGTGGTGGGCCCGGCGGTGAAAATGACGTTCGTGTGGCTGAACACCAGCGGGATGCGCGCACCCGGCGACAGCCAGGCCTGCATCCCGCCGGAACCGTCGGCGACGGTGGCGGACAGCATCCCGCCCACGTTGCTCAGCCACCAGATCCCGTCGTAGCGGGCCACCTGCAGGAACTGGCGGTGAAGGTACGGGTTGTCGTCCACCTCAAGGTCGCCTTCGCGGCCGATGTTGAAGATTTCCTCATCGGACGGTTCGTACCATTCACCACAGAAATCTATTGCTAGATCCCCCATTTTCCGTGCCTCCTCGTCGGGCTCTGCCCGCGTTCACTAACGGTTCCGGTCTGCTCTGCCGTCACTTGCGGATGCA
It encodes:
- a CDS encoding FtsK/SpoIIIE domain-containing protein, with protein sequence MRIRLTLRRDPAETKDLAVTVDGLATVADIATQLWVADPDRKGSPAPENLSLRIDEAFVGGGMRGSVLTRTDNLLESGLRPGSVVSLTEVSELFNAPGANRGPAAATLRILSGPDVGQEFSLPSGTSYIGRDRDVDIRLTDPLTSKRHARITVGESVEIVDTNSANGLLMDGLPVTRATLNSSDTVTLGETTVTVVPLGRNLAAAPTSPLVDFNRSPRVVPRFEAPKRVPPAGPKRPDHQPFPYIMLMAPLLMGGIMFAVTRNILSVVFMMMMPLFIVGHYVDHKMQTRRQQKEQLKQFRESMAAFRQDITELQHVERAVRLQESPSVSDTVDSIYKLGPLLWTHRPEHTGFLGLRFGLGTSTSRILFEEPHSNDTEAEFMREIQDCLKQFRDIEGVPVVSQLRTAGSFGVAGARGLVDDVARGMVLQFVGLHSPAEAVVTAITSAQSRQRWDWLQWLPHVGSGHSPLNGDHLAAGSASGSSLVARLEDLLDAREAMAKRSTPEHRGSVDPAKDEIPVPVLPAVLVIVEDDAPVDRGRLTRLAERGPDSGVHVMWVATDIQALPAACRDFMVVDGENGTTTGQVRLGRHTYPVSCESLDADLAAQLARMLAPVVDVGKPVSDDSDLPRAVSYATLIGKDFLDNPQAVAERWVENNSVHASAVPNRKDNGTLRALVGSKGIEPLYLDLKNEGPHALVGGTTGAGKSEFLQSWVMGMAAAYSPDRVSFLFVDYKGGAAFADCLSLPHTVGLVTDLSQHLVRRALTSLRAELHYREHLLNRKKAKDLLGLQREADPEAPPYLIIVVDEFAALATEVPEFVDGVVDVAARGRSLGLHLILATQRPAGVIKDSLRANTNLRVALRMADEDDATDILGVPDAAYFDPSIPGRGAAKTGPGRIQGFQTGYAGGWTTEKPQRPQIDIVEMAFGSGPSWEAPAPEKPVKEAPAGPNDIARMTTNIVRAAESLAIRPPRKPWLDELAKTYDFSKLPNPRTDERLLLGVADDPARQEQPTVFYEPDQDGNMAIYGTGGSGKSAALRGIAIAAAVTPRGGPVHIYGIDCGSSGLKMLEELPHVGEIINGDDVERVGRLLRLLRDIADERSARFAEVRASTIVEYRTLANRPDEKRIFVLLDGISAFRETYEFSRLSALWDVFLQLATDGRPLGIHLVVTGDRPNAVPATLLASIQRRLVLRLTSEDDYMSMDVAKDVLTSSSPPGRGMLGGYEVQLAVLGGNSNLALQAREVHKLSQAMLRQGLESAPKIQRLPEQVDLDVLPSGSPDLPVIGVDDETLQPAEIMAQGPLLLAGPPGAGRTVALVTLAYALRRSNPDTELVYIGSRRSAVASLPLWNRSVVGADDLAEIIEDLTEHSSGNPGKLAIFIEGLTDFTDTVVESRVSQLVTASIKADQWVIGESETSTWSSAWSLSQPFKSGRRGLLINPGDIEGDSLLNTSLGRVSPEFIPGRGYIVGRGKARKLQIALPPENRG